The following proteins are co-located in the Apium graveolens cultivar Ventura chromosome 5, ASM990537v1, whole genome shotgun sequence genome:
- the LOC141659947 gene encoding CENP-B homolog protein 2-like — translation MASHLKGVTKSTMTDEARKALCEYKRENSSCTQKDLQLWFENKFHLKVSQGTISNTLKRSADYLAANYLEKRKDIKRHKPTKYPDMEKVLYEWFLQYQDRVNMTGELILEKAKETMKILYPQQDQEHTFSQDWLEKFKLRHGIKSFRRFGESGSVDVQDMEKKLESIREKINQFPMKDVFNMDETGLFYRLQADHSLSTKQLEGRKQDKERLTVVICCNEDGSEKIPLWIIEKYAKPRCFKNVNMGSLNCHYRANKRAWMISVLFDEYIRWFDSQMQGKRILFVVDNRPAHPKNIEGL, via the coding sequence ATGGCTTCTCATCTAAAAGGTGTCACAAAATCAACAATGACGGATGAAGCAAGAAAAGCATTATGTGAATATAAAAGAGAAAATTCATCATGCACTCAAAAAGATCTCCAGTTGTGGTTCGAGAATAAGTTTCATCTAAAAGTTAGTCAAGGTACAATATCAAATACACTGAAAAGGTCAGCAGACTATCTTGCAGCTAATTACTTGGAGAAAAGAAAAGATATTAAGCGACATAAACCAACAAAATATCCAGATATGGAGAAGGTTCTCTATGAATGGTTTCTCCAGTACCAAGATCGTGTTAATATGACAGGAGAGCTAATTTTAGAGAAGGCAAAAGAGACCATGAAAATTTTATACCCTCAACAAGATCAGGAACACACTTTTTCTCAAGATTGGCTTGAGAAATTCAAGTTAAGACATGGTATTAAGTCATTTCGTCGCTTTGGAGAAAGTGGTTCTGTTGATGTACAGGACATGGAGAAGAAACTGGAGTCCATAAGGGAAAAAATAAACCAGTTCCCTATGAAAGATGTTTTTAACATGGACGAAACTGGTTTGTTTTACAGGTTACAAGCTGATCACTCTCTTTCTACGAAACAACTTGAAGGAAGAAAACAAGACAAAGAAAGGCTCACGGTTGTTATATGTTGCAATGAAGATGGCTCTGAAAAAATTCCTTTATGGATTATTGAAAAGTATGCAAAGCCACGGTGCTTCAAGAATGTTAACATGGGCAGCTTGAATTGTCATTATCGTGCAAACAAAAGAGCTTGGATGATTAGTGTACTTTTTGATGAATACATTCGTTGGTTTGATAGCCAAATGCAAGGCAAAAGAATTTTGTTTGTGGTAGATAACCGTCCAGCACATCcaaaaaatattgaaggactatAA
- the LOC141723428 gene encoding CENP-B homolog protein 2-like — translation MTSKIQPCDAGIIRAFKMHYRRRFYRGLLEGYELGQSDPGKINVLDAINYAVATWTTNVKQESIARCFQHCKIRSIDEVSSNLNEHTTPKEYIHELEVMIKDLGYRNKMDVNNFLDYPGENESCSEVQSIEEIANTILENSVEDDLEDDTTPLEPVTRKEALKASKILNNFLMQHESTTPELLDAIRKIRDELHVDLNYMKKQTTIESYFTKM, via the coding sequence ATGACATCAAAAATCCAACCTTGTGATGCAGGAATTATAAGAGCTTTCAAGATGCACTATCGCAGGAGATTTTATCGTGGGTTATTAGAAGGTTATGAGTTGGGACAATCTGATCCAGGAAAGATTAATGTTTTGGATGCTATCAATTATGCAGTCGCGACGTGGACGACAAATGTAAAACAAGAGTCAATAGCAAGGTGCTTTCAACATTGCAAAATTCGTTCCATAGATGAAGTTTCGAGCAATTTAAATGAACATACAACTCCGAAAGAATACATTCATGAACTTGAGGTGATGATTAAGGATCTAGGTTATCGTAATAAAATGGATGTTAATAACTTCTTAGATTATCCGggtgaaaatgaatcatgttccGAGGTCCAGAGTATAGAAGAGATTGCAAACACCATCCTTGAAAATAGTGTTGAAGATGATCTTGAAGACGATACAACACCGTTGGAGCCGGTTACACGTAAAGAAGCACTCAAGGCATCAAAAATACTTAATAACTTTTTGATGCAACATGAAAGCACCACACCCGAGCTTTTGGATGCAATAAGGAAGATTAGGGATGAGCTtcatgttgatttaaattatatgaaaaagcaaactacaattgaatcatattttacaaagatgtaa